The Candidatus Methanomethylicota archaeon genome window below encodes:
- the wecB gene encoding UDP-N-acetylglucosamine 2-epimerase (non-hydrolyzing), with protein MSVAIVFGTRPQIVKSAPIVYEALRCGLDLEVIHTGQHYDYLLSQVFIEEFGLPEPVVNLGVGSGSHAYQTGEIMLRLEKYLMGGRYALVLIPGDTNSALAGALTSVKLGIPVAHVEAGARCYDMSMAEEVNRRLIDHCSKLLFAPTLNCKRNLEKESVVGEIYLTGDTMYDVFLRFRDKAEKSNILEKLNLVDGEYGLLTLHRAENVDDPVRLRSIFEGIKRANIEIIFPIHPRTANRLREYGISLEHSNIRIIDPVGYVDMLKLLKHARLVLTDSGGLQKEAFWSKTPCVTLRDRTEWVETVEAGVNFLVGTDA; from the coding sequence TTGAGTGTTGCTATTGTATTTGGTACTAGGCCTCAGATTGTTAAGTCTGCTCCTATAGTTTATGAGGCTTTGAGGTGTGGTTTGGATTTGGAGGTTATTCATACTGGTCAGCATTATGATTATTTGCTTTCTCAGGTTTTTATTGAGGAGTTTGGTCTTCCTGAGCCTGTGGTTAATTTGGGGGTGGGTTCTGGTTCTCATGCTTATCAGACTGGTGAGATTATGCTTAGGCTTGAGAAGTACTTGATGGGTGGTAGGTATGCTTTGGTTTTGATTCCGGGTGATACTAATTCGGCTTTAGCGGGGGCTTTAACTAGTGTTAAGCTTGGTATACCTGTGGCTCATGTGGAGGCTGGTGCTAGGTGTTATGATATGAGTATGGCTGAGGAGGTTAATCGGAGGCTTATAGATCACTGTTCGAAACTGCTTTTTGCGCCAACGCTAAACTGTAAGAGGAATCTTGAAAAGGAATCGGTTGTTGGGGAGATATATTTAACTGGCGACACCATGTATGATGTTTTCCTGAGGTTTAGGGATAAAGCTGAGAAATCGAATATCCTTGAGAAGTTGAATCTTGTAGATGGGGAGTATGGTTTATTGACCCTTCATAGAGCTGAGAATGTTGATGATCCAGTGAGGTTGAGGAGTATTTTTGAGGGTATTAAAAGGGCAAATATAGAAATAATCTTTCCGATTCATCCGAGGACAGCTAACAGGTTGAGAGAATATGGTATATCTTTGGAGCATAGTAATATTAGGATCATTGACCCTGTGGGTTATGTTGATATGCTTAAATTGCTTAAGCATGCTAGGCTTGTTTTAACGGATTCTGGTGGATTGCAGAAGGAGGCTTTCTGGTCTAAAACTCCATGTGTAACTTTGAGGGATAGGACTGAGTGGGTTGAAACTGTTGAAGCTGGAGTGAACTTTCTCGTTGGAACTGATGCCA
- a CDS encoding 3-hydroxyacyl-CoA dehydrogenase NAD-binding domain-containing protein, translating into MRLAVLGSGYVGLPTAALFADAGFRVVAVDVRREVVDAVNSGVSPVRELGLQGHVERNVVASKLKASSNSQVIFSEINTVIASI; encoded by the coding sequence TTGCGCTTGGCGGTTTTGGGTTCTGGTTATGTTGGTTTGCCAACTGCAGCCTTGTTTGCTGATGCTGGTTTTAGGGTGGTGGCTGTTGATGTTAGGCGTGAGGTTGTTGATGCTGTTAATAGTGGTGTTTCTCCTGTGAGGGAGCTTGGGCTTCAGGGGCATGTTGAGCGTAATGTTGTGGCTAGTAAGCTTAAGGCTTCATCGAATTCTCAAGTGATTTTTTCTGAAATAAATACTGTCATAGCTTCTATTTGA